Part of the Shinella zoogloeoides genome, GCATATGCGTGAGAACCCGGACACCAAGGCTACCCATGACGGACTGGAAAACGCGCGAGCGGCTCACCGGCCCGTTATCCATATGGATGGTCGTTGGAATCCCCTGAAGCGGCAGTTCCGGTTCAGGCTTGGCGGCGAAGGCATTGTAGAGAAAGCGCAAGGCGGACTCCGCGTCCTCGCCGTAGACGGAGCGGTATTCCTGATAGCTCGCGCCGGAGCGATCATCGACCACGGAGAACAGCATCAGCGTCGGCCGGCCGCGCCCTTCCTCGACCCAAAGCGGCGCTTCCACCTGCTTCAGGTCGGACGGGCTCATGTCGAAGTGCCAGAGTTCGTTGGAACGCCGCGCCTGGAATCGGACGGCAGCCACCGGGCGGGTGACGCGCGCATAATCCAGGCCGGAAACACGCAGCAGCCGATCGACCGTTGCGCGTTTCAAGATGCCGGGCGGTGCACGGACCAGGCCATCGGGCGTCACCACGCCGTCTTCCTCAAGCAGCTTGATGGCGCGCGCCGTGGAGATATGCCGCCCCTTCCGGTTCGCCGTTCTGATCTTCAGGGCCGCGATGATTTCGGCATAGGTTTCCATCTCCGGCTGCGGGGCGATCCGGGAGGTTCCGTGATCGGCGCGCCGTACGGATTTCGGGCGGTTCAACTCCCGCAGCGCCCGATACAGGGTCCAGATCGAGATGCCGTAGGCATCGGCGGCACGAGCAACAATCTCGGTACGGCCTGGATCACGGGGAGAAAGCAGCGACAATCGGCGTCGAAGATCGACAAGAGCCTCTCCGGGCGGCCGCTTTCTCCGCTCAGCCATGGACGTCCTCGGATTCCACTGTTTTGGGAGAGCCACCCTTCTTGCCGATATGACGATAGAGGGTTGCAACAGAAACCCCCATGCGCTGCGCAATATTGCGTACCGGTATGCTGCCTTCCTTCATCAGGGCGCGCGCCGCGGCAATATCGCCCGGGCGCATCGCGGGCGGGCGGCCACCCTTGCGGCCACGTTGCCGCGCCTCGACCAGTCCAGCCGTCGTGCGTTCGCGGATCAGAGCACGTTCGAACTGGGCGATCGCACCGAAGACATGGAAGGTCAGCATGCCGCCCGGCGTCGTCGTATCAATGCTCTCGGTCAAGGACACGAGCCCGATCTTCGCGCGCTCCAACTCTTCCGCCGTCGCGATGAGCTTCTTTAGCGATCGCGCCAACCGATCGAGTTTCCAGACAACGAGCGTGTCACCAGTGCGAAGCACGTCGGAGAGAATTCGGCCCAATTCCGGGCGGTCATCGCGAGCGCCTGACCCGCGCTCGGTAAACACCTTCTCGCAACCGGCGCGTCTCAGCGCCTCAAGCTGAAGCTCCGGATTTTGATCGATCGTGCTGACCCTGGCGTACCCGACCCGCATAGCCATCCAAATGTTCTTGAAAGTCGTTGGACACATAGCATTTTGCGACAACCGTTTCTATAACAGTTTTGAGAAGATTCCATCGCGCCATTCAAGGGGCGTGACGGCATGCGCTATGGCATGCTCAAAAACCCTCGTTTATGACAAACGATCCATGGAAACCAACTATGTGTCTGACGGCCGAATATTCGCGACATGGAGCAGGGAACCTTACGCATCGAAAATCGGGCGGTCCCCGATCTTGTCCCCCTTGTATGGGATACTCCGGGAATTGAGGCGGCGATACCAAAGGATGCGGTCGGCCAGGCCGTTACCATGTTCGAGCCGCAGGAATGCGCCAACTACTTCAAATCTTGCGGATATGACCCCGAGTAATGTGGACGTGCTCTAGGTCACCCAGAGGGGCGCTCGCATCGAGTATAACCTTAAGCGCGATTGCTTCCGGTGAACCATCCTCCATATGTACGGGATGTACAGCCCACACAGACTTTTCGAGAACCACATTCTCAACAGAAACCTCATAAAGCCTACCCGACGCGAGCTCATCGAGGACAGTGCTCCTCATCACGATCGAAATGCCGAGACCAGCTCGAACTGCATGCTTCACAGCCTCAGTGCTCCCGACATTGAATGAGATTGGGAATTGCTCTGCCGCTTGGCCGAAGGCCTCGCGGAGCACGGATCCGGTACCGGTTCCACGTTCTCCGCCAATGAGGGACTCTTGAAATAACTCTGCCGCTTCAATTGTTTTTCGCGTCCTCCAATTATGCTGTGGGGATACGATTATTACCAGCTTTTCCTTCCGCCAAAGGCGGGCTTGATATCCTTTTCGATCGTCCCACCATTCGGTAAAGGCTAGATCAATCTCCTTCCTCAAGAGCTTTTCGATGATTTCAGGATTTGAGGCAACGGCCACCTCAGGTGGCCGGCCTTGAGCATCCTGT contains:
- a CDS encoding recombinase family protein, with protein sequence MRVGYARVSTIDQNPELQLEALRRAGCEKVFTERGSGARDDRPELGRILSDVLRTGDTLVVWKLDRLARSLKKLIATAEELERAKIGLVSLTESIDTTTPGGMLTFHVFGAIAQFERALIRERTTAGLVEARQRGRKGGRPPAMRPGDIAAARALMKEGSIPVRNIAQRMGVSVATLYRHIGKKGGSPKTVESEDVHG
- a CDS encoding LysR family transcriptional regulator produces the protein MFSLSHVAAFIEVIETGSFHEASRRLQISQPTVSHNVKRLEDILGVRLVERRKDKCVPTRQGLVFLPFARSLLTVTKRSLDRLHSGRITLGASTNIGTYILPVHLKRLQDAQGRPPEVAVASNPEIIEKLLRKEIDLAFTEWWDDRKGYQARLWRKEKLVIIVSPQHNWRTRKTIEAAELFQESLIGGERGTGTGSVLREAFGQAAEQFPISFNVGSTEAVKHAVRAGLGISIVMRSTVLDELASGRLYEVSVENVVLEKSVWAVHPVHMEDGSPEAIALKVILDASAPLGDLEHVHITRGHIRKI